Sequence from the Sphingobacteriaceae bacterium GW460-11-11-14-LB5 genome:
TTTACCCACTTCGAGCGAGCCAATTTCTTTGTTCATACCCAAATAGCTTGCGCCATTTAAGGTTGCTGCCCTAATGGCTTGCAGGGGCGTAAAACCGCCCTGAACAAACATCCATAATTCCCAGTGTGCACCTAAACCCTGAATCTGCCCGTGTGCACCAAGATTAACTTTCGTACCGCCATCAGCAATCTGTTTAGTGGCTTTGGCAATGTCGATATGGTTATAATCGCTGTACTCAGAAGTTGTTCTGCGTCTGGCTCTTGCATCAATAATAGAGCGTGGCGTATAGGTCATGAGTTTTTCGTTTTCCCAAACATTGGTTCTATCATACCAGTAATTTTCGCCCCACTGACCACCATAGGCCACAATTAGAGTAGGAGTATAACCAACTTCAGTATTGTTCCAGAGTGTGGTCACATCTTTATAAACCGGTAAAACAGGAATGCTGTGCTCAATTCCGGTATGCCCATCGGCAACCATATTCATGTTGGTGAAAAAGGTTGAGCCACCTTCAGGTACAACTTCCATATTTAACTGACGGGCTGCTTCTAAAATCTGCTGACGCTGCTCTCTGCGTGGTTGATTATACGATTTTACTGAAAAAGCTCCAACTGCTTTTAATCTGCGCAAATTGGCCAGCGCATCGTCCAGGCTATTAATTACAACTTTAAAATCGCCATCTGCACCATATAAAATACCACCGGTTGAATACACACGCGGACCAACCATTCTGCCGGCCTTAAGCATTTCGCTCTGGCTAAAAACCATTTCGGTATTGCTCGATGGATCGTGCGAAGTGGTTACGCCAAAAGCCAAATTAGCCATGTAACTCCAGTCACTCTGTGGTGTTATGCCATCCGGACTGGTACGTAAGTGAGCGTGAACATCAATAATACCCGGCATAATGGTTTTGCCATTTACATCAATTACTTTGGCATTGGCCGGAATGGTTACCGCATCTGCTTTTCCTATTGCCGTAATTTTATTTCCATCGGTAATAATGGTTCCATTTTCAATTACTTCATCGCCTTTCATCGAAATAATCCTAGCGCCTTTGAGTGCCACTATTCCGGTAGGGAGGTCAGACTTTAATACCAGATTGATGTCGATCGAAGATGCCTGAGTTTTAGGTGTGGTTCCATCAAAGTTGAAGGCATTATTTACATCAACTGTAAAGTATTTCGGTCCGAGGGTCCAATGCAGGCTTTTACTATCGGCGCTCCATTGAATATACGTTCCACCATCGGTAGTCACTTTTGTAACCGGAATGGCTTTATTGCCCGCTGATGCATCTTGTGCCGCACCAATATTGATCATCGGTGTGATGTACACGTTAAACAATTCGTTAAATGCCACCCATTTATTATCCGGACTAATAACGAACTGATTGGCATATTGAGAAGTAAAGTGTGTTCTTTCGTTTGCCCCGTTTAAATCGATACTTTTTAATGCTTTTTTACCATCAGCAAAACTCTGGAAATAAATGCGAGTATCGGTATTGTTAAACTGCGGACGGATTCCGTTATCCAAAATCAAAGTTTTAGCACCACCACTGGCTGGCATCATAAAAATACCTGTTCCTCGACCATAGTTATAACCTAAAACATCGTTGCCACTTCCTTTTCTAAAAACGATTTTATCACCTTTGGTTGAATATTGAGGAGAATAATAAAAACCTTTTTCATCAGTTAGCATAATGGTTTTTCCCGATTTTACATCCGTACGTTTTATTGCCCCCCGCAATTCATCGCTCCAGGTGGTATAAACAACGTATTTTCCGTCAGGACTAAAAGCAGGTTCAAATTCGAAATCCAATCCATTGGTTAGCCTTTCAGGTGTTCCAGCTGGTAATTCTTGCTTGTATAAGTATCCTGCGGCATTAAAAACAATTATTTTTCCGTCTGGTGAAGTGGTTAATTGTCTTAACATTTTGGCCGAAAACTCATTGCTGAAAACCTGTTGCTCAAAATGTAAGGCTTTTTGTACGGTTTGAATGGTGTTCGCTTGAAAAGGAATTGTGCTGTTGATTAAGGTTCCGATTTCTGTTTTTCTGATTTTTCCTTTTGCATAGAAAACAATGCTTTTGCTATCTGGAGTCCAGGCAAAATTTGGATAAACACCGAAAATTGCCCAGGTTTCCTGCTGATCATGAGATAAATCTTCATTTACCGGCCATTCTTCACCAGTTTTCAGGTTTTGTACATATAAAGTAGATTTCAACCTCACACGCTTTACAAAAGCGATTAAATTTCCATCAGGAGAAACCTGCGGACGGCAAGCGCCACCTTGCTCATTAATCAAAGTATTTAATTTTCCCGTTGTTAAGTCAAGCTGGCGGATGGCATAAATGGTTCCGTTGGGATCTTTGCTGTATTCAAAATTAGGACCAGGACTCACATCTTCACTAAAGTAAACATACTTGCCATCTGGCGAAACGTTGGGCTCGCCCGCGTCTTGCTGATCGTTTTTGCGTTTGGTTAACTGCACACCATCGCCACCGTTTATGTTGTACATCCACATTTCGCCGGCGCCTAAAGAACGACCTGCAGTAAAGTGTTTTCTTGCAATTACATATTCGCTATTTGGCATCCAGGTCGCATTATTCAATAACCTGAAATTTTCTTTGGTAACCTGTTTTTTGCCAGAACCATCACGGTTCATAATCCATATGTTATCGCCACCGCTTTTATCACTGGTATACGAAATGTATTTTCCGTTGGGACTAAAACGAGGCTGAACATCCCAGGCAGTACCGCCACTAATGAGTTTTGCAACCCCACCAGTAATTGGCATAACGTAAATATCGCCCAGTAAATCAAAAGCAATTTCCTGCCCGTCAGCACTAACATCAAGATTCATCCAGGTGCCTTCGTCGGTATTTAAGGTGAAGTTTTTTGTTGTGCCCTGGTATTTTTCAATGTCCCATTTTTTTTCCTGGGCATTTGAACTGAAGAATAATAAGGAAAGAGCGGATAGAAAATAGAGGTGTTTCATTATTTTGGGATGGTTATAATATTATTTGGGGATGGTTATAATATATGGGATAATTATTTAAACAATCGTGTATTTTTCTTTAGCGTAATTTTTTATCTGTTAGCCGGGTTTTATATTCGGCTATTAAAATAGGCTTGTATTTTGTATTCATAAGGTTCTGGAAGATTAAGGAATTCGAATTGTGCCCATTCGGAGCTTTTAATGCAGCATTTACAGTTTTTAAAGCAGCCGTTCGGGCATTTTTAATCAAACTAATCATATCTGCAAACTGCGTTTCTAACATGTACCTGTCTTATTGAGCAAAGTTAATAATCTTTTATAGATGATTTTTTCAATTTCTGGTAATAATAAATGGCGATTTTGGATTAAATGTATAGTTTTGATACCGCCGATTTATGACAGCAATAGAGATTTTACAAAAATATTGGGGACATCAAGCTTTTAGGCCATTACAGGAAGATATTATTTCCTCGGTTTTAGAAGGAAACGACAGTTTAGCCTTATTACCAACAGGTGGAGGTAAATCGATCTGCTTTCAGGTTCCCGCTTTGGTTAAAGAAGGCATTTGTATCGTTGTCTCGCCGTTAATAGCCCTGATGAAAGATCAAGTAGAGCACCTGAAATCAAAAGGGATTGAGGCCATTGCCATTTATGCTGGGATGGGTAAACGTGAAATTGATATCTTGCTGGATAACTGTATTTACGGAAAAATCAAATTTCTTTATTTATCTCCCGAGCGTTTATTGTCTGATTTAGTGCGGGTTCGTATTTCGTATATGAATGTAAACCTGATTGCGGTAGATGAAGCGCATTGTATTTCGCAATGGGGATACGATTTCCGTCCGCCTTACCAACAGCTTTCGAAGCTCCGCGAAATCTTGCCCAATGTTCCGGTTTTGGCACTTACTGCAACGGCTACTGCATTTGTGCGAAAAGATATTGTAGAAAAACTGGAAATGAAAGACCCCAAGGTTTTTGTTAAAAGTTTCGCAAGAGACAATTTAAGTTATGTGGTGTTCGGCAATGAAGATAAGTATAAAAAGCTGATTGATATTTGCAAGAATGTTAAGGGTACTGGTCTGGTGTATGTGCGTAACCGCAGGGAAACTGCCGAAGTATCGAATTTTATCAATAGAAACCAGATCAAAGCCGATTTTTATCATGCCGGATTGGAACGTGATACACGCTTCCTGAAACAGGAAGAATGGAAGAACAACAAAACCCGCATCATGGTGGCTACAAATGCTTTTGGGATGGGCATAGATAAGGCAGATGTTCGTTTTGTGGTGCATTTAGATTTACCCGAAAGTTTAGAGGCCTATTACCAGGAAGCAGGCAGGGCAGGGCGTGATGAAAAGCGAAGTTATGCCGTTCTTTTAGCCAATCAATCTGATGTTTTGGGACTGGAATCGAGATACCTCGATAGTTTTCCCAGTCCGGATGAAATCAGAAAAACCTATCATTACCTCGGCAATTATTTTCAATTGGCATTTGGCGCAGGTGAAGGTTTAACTTTTACTTTTGATATCGCTGATTTCTGTAAACGATTTAATATTAGTGTTTTAAAAACAATTTCAGCGCTGAAGTTTTTAGAACATGATGGTTATCTCACTTTATCTGAAAGTGTTTTTCTTCCATCGAGGATGATGTTTATTGCCAGTCATGAAGACATTTACCGCTTTCAGATTGAGAATAAGGCTTATGATGGCATTATAAAAACCATTCTACGCTCGCACGGTGGCGCATTCGACGGTTTTGTTAAAATTAATGAAGCCGATTTAGCCAAAAAAACCGGATTGTCGTATAAAGAGATTATCGCTCTGCTTAACAAATTACAAGCCATTGAATTACTTACGTATATTCAACAGACTGATCAGCCGCAATTGCAATACATTAGGCCGAGGGTAGATATGGACCATTTTGATCTGGATGTGAAATACCTGGAGCTAAGGAAGGAAATCCTGCATAAACAGATTAATGCTGTGGTAGGTTATGCTTCGTCTAACTTGTGCAGAAGTGTTCAATTGCTCAATTATTTTGATGAACATCATGCTACGAAATGTGGTGTTTGCGATGTTTGCCTTGCCGAAAAAAGAACCGAAAACCAGAGCCAGATAGGCGAAGCGCTTGAATTTGAGATTGTTTCTTTGCTGCAACAACAAGCACTAAGTCTTGATGATTTGGTTACCAATATTAAAAACGGTGCAGAAGCCGAAAGAATTGATGCCATTCGGGAATTATTAGATGCCGGTAAGATTAAATCTGATGGGAAGAAGTATTATCTTTAGATGTGAGATGTGAGATGTGAGATGTGAGATGTGAGATGTGAGATGTGAGATGTGAGATGTGAGATGTGAGATGTGAGAAAAATGCCAGTCAAGTTACCAATAAAGTATTAGTTTTGTAATGAACTATTTAATCGGTTTAATCAAATTAATCAACGCAATCACCTGCGAAGCAAAAAATAAATGATAGCAAAAAACAATAAGAAAACCATCCGTTCGTGGGCATTCTTCGATTGGGCAAACTCTGCCTATAACTTAGTCATCACCTCTACCATTTTTCCGGCTTATTATACCATTATTACCACCACTAAAGAGCATGGCGATAAAGTGGAGTTCTTTGGTCGGACCTATGTAAATACTTCGCTTTCCAATTACGCATTATCATTTGCGTACCTGATTATGGCTTTTGCTTTGCCGATGCTTTCATCCATTGCTGATAGAAGGGGGAATAAGAAATCGTTTATGAAATTCTTTACCTATGTTGGTGGAGCGGCCTGTATTGGTTTATACTTCTTTAAATTGGATACGCTCGAAATGAGTGTGATTTTGTTTGCCTTAGCCGCAATGGGTTATATCGGCGGCGTATTGTTTAGTAATTCGTACCTGCCAGAAATCGCGACAGAAGAACATCAGGATCGTGTGAGTGCACAAGGTTTTTCATATGGGTACATTGGTTCGGTTTTACTGCAACTGATTTGTTTTCTGTTTGTACTAAAACCAGAATGGTTTGGTATTACTGATGCCTCATTCCCGCCAAGATTATCTTTTTTATTGGTTGGGGTATGGTGGATCGGTTTCTCTCAGATTCCTTTTTCTGCACTTCCAAATGGAACGCCTCAGCACGATAAAGTAAAAACGAATATTCTTAAAGATGGCTTTAGTGAGCTATCTAAAGTCTGGGCACAAGTAAAAGAAATGAAGGTTTTAAAAGGATTTTTAGTTTCTTTCTTTTTCTACTCCATGGGGGTGCAAACCATTATGCTGGCAGCAGCAGGTTTCGCCGAAAAAACATTAAAACTAGGCACTGCAAAACTGATTGCCGTGATACTAATCATTCAGCTTGTGGCTATTCCAGGTGCTATGCTCATGTCGTATTTAGCCAAAAAAATCGGGAATATAAACGTGTTAATTATGGTGGTTGTGGTATGGGTTGGCTGTTGTGTTTTTGGTTATTACATTACTAACGAATATCAGTTTTATTCATTGGCCGCCATTGTAGGCTTAATTATGGGCGGAATCCAATCTTTATCGCGTTCTACTTATTCTAAATATTTACCGGTTGATACAAAAGACAGCACTTCATTTTTCAGTTTTTATGATGTAACGGAGAAACTGGCAATTGTAATTGGCCTTTTCAGTTTTGCTTACATTGAAGATTTAACCGGAAATATTCGCTACTCAATTATCGCTTTGGCATCATTTTTTATCGTTGGATTAGTTCTTTTAGTGCTTCTCAGAAAAAACGAACATAAAGAATCGCTAAAATTGTAAGTTTGCAGTCGTTAAGAATATTATGAAAGTAGAATTATTTGTGCCTTGTTTTGTAGATCAGCTCTATCCGGAAACCGCTTTTAATACGTTAAGGTTATTAGAAAAATCGGGATGTGACGTGACCTACAATTCAAAACAAACCTGTTGTGGGCAACCTGCGTATAATGCAGGTTATTGGGATGAGGCTAAGGAAGTAGGTACAAAATTTTTAAATGATTTTACCGAAAACACCTATGTGGTTGCACCATCGGCATCGTGTGTAGGCATGGTAAAAGGTGGCTTTAACGATCTGTTTACCAATACCATTGTGCACAATAAATGTCGTAGCCTGCAGTCAAATATTTGGGAACTTTCTGATTTTCTGATCAATGTGGCCAAAAGGGATTATTTCGGCGCAGAGTTAGAAGGAAAAGCTGTTTACCACGATTCGTGCAGTGCCTTACGCGAATGCAAAATCAAAGACGAACCACGCCAGTTGCTTTCGAAAGTTCATGGATTGGAAATGATCGAAATGGAGGATACCGATATGTGTTGTGGCTTTGGCGGAACCTTCGCGGTTAAGTTTGATGCGATTTCATCTGCAATGGCCGAGCAGAAAGTTAATCATGCCCTGGCACAGCAGGCAGATTATATCATTTCGACCGATTTATCTTGTTTACTCCATCTTCAGGGCTATATCGAAAAGAATAATTTACCCATCAAAACCATGCACATTGCTGATGTGCTTTGTAATGGTTGGTTAGAGAGTACGGAATATTAAGCCCTGGCCCTTAAAGGGGAGAAGATACTTTAAACCTATCAGGTTCTGAAACCTGATAGGTTTTTTTTAAAAAGAACCACAGTCTTTTGTTAAATAAACCCGACCGACAGCGTTTCCCGATAGCAGTCTGGTTTTAATTCATCAAGTTTTCTATCGGGATTAAGCAAAGGGCGGGACTGTGACAACAAAAGAACCACAGGCACTGCTTTTCTAATAAAAGGGATTGGATATTGTAATATTTAAATTACTTTGAGCGCAAATCTGCGTTTAAAGGATTTAAGCACAATCTTTAACACAATTTAACACGTTTTACGTTACAATCTATAATATCTTTGTTAAACCTTTTTAAGGCTTTCATATCTAAACAACAAAACAAAATCATAATGAAAACAATATTCATCGCTTTATTAGGAGTAATGTCCATTGCATCAGTAGCCAATGCACAGCAGAAAAAAACTTCTGGAGCCATACAATTTGAAAGTATTATCGACCCTGCGGCAATGGCTTCAGCAAGTGGTATCCAGTTAACGGACCAAATGAAAGCCAGGATGCCTTCTACAAGTAAAAGTAATTTCGAGTTATTATTTACAGCTACAAATGCCAGTTATATGCCAGTTGAAGAAACTGAAGATAGCAACGGAGCTGGTGGTGGTGGCGGCGGAATGGGTCGTATGATGATGCGTTTTGGTGGCGCTGGTGGTAACCGTGAATATTATTATGTTTTTGCTGACAAAAGCTTAACAGAAGTTTTCGACTTAAACGATACGACTTATTATATGCCAAGTAAACTAACCTTGTCTACTTCGGGCCCGATCAGCTCATTCAGAATGGGTGGTGGTAATCCTAACGATACCACTAAAGCAAAACCTGCTCCGGCACCAAAAATAGAAGTGGTGAAAACGGATTCTACCAAACAGATTTTAGGTTTTACCTGTCACCAGGCCATTGTAAGATCGACAAGAGCAATCAAAATCTTAGACATGGATAAGAATGTGGTTGAAGAAACCAAAATCTGGTATACCAAAGATTTAGGCTTCGATTTTTCTCCAAACCCAAATATGTGGACAGAAGGTGCTGTTTTGGCCATTGAAGGGAGAGGAAGCAGTTCAATTGCTAAAAGTATTGAGTATAGAAATGTAAGTTCAAAAGACGTAACTGCGCCTAAAAAAGCAAAACTGATTACTGCTGAAGAATATAAAGCTAAAATGGATAACATGATGAAACGTTTTAG
This genomic interval carries:
- a CDS encoding MFS transporter, producing MIAKNNKKTIRSWAFFDWANSAYNLVITSTIFPAYYTIITTTKEHGDKVEFFGRTYVNTSLSNYALSFAYLIMAFALPMLSSIADRRGNKKSFMKFFTYVGGAACIGLYFFKLDTLEMSVILFALAAMGYIGGVLFSNSYLPEIATEEHQDRVSAQGFSYGYIGSVLLQLICFLFVLKPEWFGITDASFPPRLSFLLVGVWWIGFSQIPFSALPNGTPQHDKVKTNILKDGFSELSKVWAQVKEMKVLKGFLVSFFFYSMGVQTIMLAAAGFAEKTLKLGTAKLIAVILIIQLVAIPGAMLMSYLAKKIGNINVLIMVVVVWVGCCVFGYYITNEYQFYSLAAIVGLIMGGIQSLSRSTYSKYLPVDTKDSTSFFSFYDVTEKLAIVIGLFSFAYIEDLTGNIRYSIIALASFFIVGLVLLVLLRKNEHKESLKL
- a CDS encoding recombinase RecQ encodes the protein MTAIEILQKYWGHQAFRPLQEDIISSVLEGNDSLALLPTGGGKSICFQVPALVKEGICIVVSPLIALMKDQVEHLKSKGIEAIAIYAGMGKREIDILLDNCIYGKIKFLYLSPERLLSDLVRVRISYMNVNLIAVDEAHCISQWGYDFRPPYQQLSKLREILPNVPVLALTATATAFVRKDIVEKLEMKDPKVFVKSFARDNLSYVVFGNEDKYKKLIDICKNVKGTGLVYVRNRRETAEVSNFINRNQIKADFYHAGLERDTRFLKQEEWKNNKTRIMVATNAFGMGIDKADVRFVVHLDLPESLEAYYQEAGRAGRDEKRSYAVLLANQSDVLGLESRYLDSFPSPDEIRKTYHYLGNYFQLAFGAGEGLTFTFDIADFCKRFNISVLKTISALKFLEHDGYLTLSESVFLPSRMMFIASHEDIYRFQIENKAYDGIIKTILRSHGGAFDGFVKINEADLAKKTGLSYKEIIALLNKLQAIELLTYIQQTDQPQLQYIRPRVDMDHFDLDVKYLELRKEILHKQINAVVGYASSNLCRSVQLLNYFDEHHATKCGVCDVCLAEKRTENQSQIGEALEFEIVSLLQQQALSLDDLVTNIKNGAEAERIDAIRELLDAGKIKSDGKKYYL
- a CDS encoding amidohydrolase; translated protein: MKHLYFLSALSLLFFSSNAQEKKWDIEKYQGTTKNFTLNTDEGTWMNLDVSADGQEIAFDLLGDIYVMPITGGVAKLISGGTAWDVQPRFSPNGKYISYTSDKSGGDNIWIMNRDGSGKKQVTKENFRLLNNATWMPNSEYVIARKHFTAGRSLGAGEMWMYNINGGDGVQLTKRKNDQQDAGEPNVSPDGKYVYFSEDVSPGPNFEYSKDPNGTIYAIRQLDLTTGKLNTLINEQGGACRPQVSPDGNLIAFVKRVRLKSTLYVQNLKTGEEWPVNEDLSHDQQETWAIFGVYPNFAWTPDSKSIVFYAKGKIRKTEIGTLINSTIPFQANTIQTVQKALHFEQQVFSNEFSAKMLRQLTTSPDGKIIVFNAAGYLYKQELPAGTPERLTNGLDFEFEPAFSPDGKYVVYTTWSDELRGAIKRTDVKSGKTIMLTDEKGFYYSPQYSTKGDKIVFRKGSGNDVLGYNYGRGTGIFMMPASGGAKTLILDNGIRPQFNNTDTRIYFQSFADGKKALKSIDLNGANERTHFTSQYANQFVISPDNKWVAFNELFNVYITPMINIGAAQDASAGNKAIPVTKVTTDGGTYIQWSADSKSLHWTLGPKYFTVDVNNAFNFDGTTPKTQASSIDINLVLKSDLPTGIVALKGARIISMKGDEVIENGTIITDGNKITAIGKADAVTIPANAKVIDVNGKTIMPGIIDVHAHLRTSPDGITPQSDWSYMANLAFGVTTSHDPSSNTEMVFSQSEMLKAGRMVGPRVYSTGGILYGADGDFKVVINSLDDALANLRRLKAVGAFSVKSYNQPRREQRQQILEAARQLNMEVVPEGGSTFFTNMNMVADGHTGIEHSIPVLPVYKDVTTLWNNTEVGYTPTLIVAYGGQWGENYWYDRTNVWENEKLMTYTPRSIIDARARRRTTSEYSDYNHIDIAKATKQIADGGTKVNLGAHGQIQGLGAHWELWMFVQGGFTPLQAIRAATLNGASYLGMNKEIGSLEVGKLADMVIMDANPLDDIRNSEKIKYVMINGRLYDSATLNEVGTREKLRGKLWFENTRGNGYIVPATDSETWTFTVPHCD
- a CDS encoding Fe-S oxidoreductase codes for the protein MKVELFVPCFVDQLYPETAFNTLRLLEKSGCDVTYNSKQTCCGQPAYNAGYWDEAKEVGTKFLNDFTENTYVVAPSASCVGMVKGGFNDLFTNTIVHNKCRSLQSNIWELSDFLINVAKRDYFGAELEGKAVYHDSCSALRECKIKDEPRQLLSKVHGLEMIEMEDTDMCCGFGGTFAVKFDAISSAMAEQKVNHALAQQADYIISTDLSCLLHLQGYIEKNNLPIKTMHIADVLCNGWLESTEY